DNA sequence from the Bacillus pumilus genome:
GAAGATTTGAAGACGGAAGCTGTCGCTAGTTGAGTGACATGAATAGAGCCAGAGGTCGCATTTGTTGACCCAGTTGCTGTGACAGCAGATTCATTAGAGCTTGTCACCTTTTTTGCGCCATATGTACTTGGACGCGTTAAGTTTAAACTGTTGATCAAATCATCTAATTCTTTGATTTTCGAGTTAACCTCGCGATAGCTGTCTCTTTGCCATTCAAGTGTTTGTTTCTGGCGTGTCATTTTATCAAGTGGTGCTTGCTCAGTTTTCATGAGTTTTGATACGATTTCATCAATATCAAACACATTTGAAAATCCAGTAATTCGATTGACCATTTTTTATGTTCTCCCTTCACTTACATTCTTTTATCTACAAATAAACCGACAATTTCTGTCATTGCCGCATAGAAATCAAGCCATTCCTTGGAAGGAATTTCTCTAATGACTTCTTCTGTTTGGTTATCTACGACTTTGACATAATATTCATTGAGTTTTTCATGTAATTCAAATTGCAGATGAAATTGAGTGGGTTCAATCAGCTTGTTTGCGCCTTGAAGCGTTTTTTCAATTTCTTCTTTTGAAACGACCTTGCCATTTGCTTGTAAATCAGAGTTTGCATTGTCATTCTGGTTATTAGAAACACGGGTTTGAAATGCATCGATAATTGGCTCTAGCGATGTCAACTTACCAACAGACATAGTTATTCAGCTCCTGTGCTTTAATCTACCTTTTATATCGGCTTGGAATTTTCAAATTAAATATAGATGGACCGATTTGTTAAAGTTTCATATAGATGGTGAACATCCACACAGAAACGTGGAGAAGGATAGCTGAATCAGATAAAAAAATCCTCACTTTTTTTGTGAGGATAATTGAGAGAGGAGATCTACGGATAAACTCGCAGCACGACTGTTCTCTTCTTGAATAGACAGGTACACTTCTTTCCTGTGAATATCAATGTGCTTAGGAGCTTCAATCCCGATTTTCACTTGATCGCCTTCGATCGAAATAATCTTGACTTCAATATCATCGCCAATTTGAATCGACTGGTTTAATTTACGCGAGAGAACTAACATGAGGATGCCACCTCTAACAAATGTTTTGTATGATAGGATGAATCATGCAAAATCACCTGCTTGGCTTTCATGTTTTTCCGGTTCACAATAATAGGCGCTCTTAAATTGGCTGTCGTTTTTTCAATAGAAGATTCCATTGTTAAGATCACCATGACTTCCACATCATTGGCATCTTCTACTTCTAGAATATCTACGACCGTTTCGTCTAGATCGAATTCATATTGATTGAAGAATAAAAACGGACTGCTGACAATAAAGCCTAACTCTGCGTTTTTCAATGATTGAAGAACTAAAAATGGAGACTCTTCTGATAAAGGTAAAATGACAAACTGTTTTTGATCCAGAAATCCTGGTATTCCATTAGAGAAGTTGATGATTTGCTCCTTTTTGATTGTCACTTCACCATGGTATTTTGTTTGAATGATCATAATTCACGACCTTTTTCATTTTTCTTAACTATACCTTATCACCATTTTGGCCCGTTTCGTCAACTTCTATTTTTAAATCTGGGTATTGTAACATATCAATATTGACCTTACCTGGCTGGTAGTTAACGATTGGTTTATGAGGCGTTGCCTCTATAATAGCTTTTTGAGGCTCCACTTCAATTTGAAGCTCAGATGGCTGATAGTGAATTTTCACACTAAAGAATGAAGGGATCACACCAATATTGAATTGTTTGGCTGGAGGAGTGCCATTGATTTTGGCAAACTCGGCAATTGCATTCCCACCATTCTCGATCTTGATGAGTTCACTGCCTTCTTCCGCTCTTCGGCCCATTCCCTCTCCAACAGCACGTTTCCCCTCAGCTGCCCATTCTTCAGAACGCCTAAAAATTGACTTGATATCCATATCGGCAAATGCTTCGGTTTGATCTATTGTTAACTTTGACGGTGTCCTTGTCATATTCATGACGGCTCTGGGCTGCTGAATCTCAAGGTCTGCTCTTGGCTGCTCTACTTCTTGCCGAGAAGGAGTTGTCGACATTTGCAGCTTTGCATAGGTTTGTTGCATTAACAATCTAGGGATTTGCATATAGGTTCACCTCCATGATGCAAAAAAGCACCCAACGGATGCTTTTTATTATCTTAAGAAATCGACAAGGGATGGCTGAATAACTTTAGCCGTCGTTGCTAAAGCAGCTCTATTCACAGTCTCTTGTTGAAGAAGATCAATAATTGCTTTTTCACTTTCTACATCTTCATTATCTGATTTGGCATTTTTCAGTACTTCGAATTGTGAAGTCAAGCGACTGCCTACTAAGTCAACACGATTTGAACGGGCTCCTAAGTCCGAGCGCTCAGCACTCATCACTTCTTTAAACTGATCGATACTTCCTAACGCATCATCAGAATTTGCGAACGTTCCATTTTTCAATGAGTTTTCTAAATCCGTCAGCATTTCAATGACATTTTGACCGCTGGCAGTCTGTCCACCAAACGCTGAAATTGGATTTGAGTTCACATTTAAAGTGATACCATCAGAAATGTTCGACTTAACAGAATTTGCATCTGTATAGTTTTCAAAGTTAAACGTAAACGTACCATCTGCGTTCTCAACAACTGGTTTGACATTTGTATTTGTTCCATTAAATACGAACTTACCTAACATCTGAGTGTTCATCGCGTCAATGATTTGTTTCTTCATCTGACCAATTTCCACGCCGACAGCTGCTAAATCTTCTGGCTGCTTTGTTCCATTAGCCGCATCAAGCACTTTATCTCGTACATTTGACATAATATCAATGATTTCAGTGACACTTGTTTCAGATGTATCAATCCAGTTCTGTGCTTCATTTAAGTTTTTTTGATATTGATCATTTCGAAACATTGCTGTGCTATATTGAAGGCTTTTTACTGCTGCAACGGGATCATCAGACGTTTTTGTGAAACGTCTCCCTGTTTGTGCTTGCTCATTTATTTTAGAAAGTTTTTCATAACTTTTACTAATATTACGAAGTGAGTTTTGAGAAATCATACCTTGTGTGACTCGCATCAGTTATACCTACCTTCCTACGACACCCATGCCGTTTATTACTTTATCCAATATTTCATCTTGTAATGTCACAACTCTCGCAGCTGCATTATATGCATGCTGAAATTGGATCATATTCGTCATTTCTTCATCAATGGAAACAGCACTCGTTGACATTCTACGCTCATTGGCTGAATTGACAAGAGCGGCTGAACTGCTTTCTAGCGTTATGTTCTTTTTCCCTTGAATCCCCATCTCAGCAATGACATTTTGGTAGTAATCCTGGATCGTCGTTGTATTGCCGCCGATTGGTACCTTTAAGTCTTGAATACCAGCTAATTTCGTAGCATTCGAACCGTCACCTTTTGTTTGATTGAGAGATGCTGCAATATTATCTGTTGATGCTAAAATAACATCACTCACTTTGATACGAGCAGCTAAACCTTTATTCAGATCATTATTATTCTCGATATCAAAAAAGTCTTGTCCACTTGTGCCATTTAATGTGTAACCCTGCTTATGCACATCATTAAATGTATCCATGAAGACTTGTGCTACTTCATCAAGCTCTGCAAGCATGTCTGGATACATGCCTTTTTCAGCACCATTTGACATGTAGCCATAAGCCTCAACAAGTGCTTTTACTTTACCATTCACTTGAAGCTGATCTGCTGCAATGGTTGTTGTTCCGAATTGAAGTGAGTTAACAAGTCCCGTTGTATTATCATAGGAGATTTGCAGTTCAGATTTTTCGTTCGTAATGCCATTCAAAATCGTTCCAGCAGATTGTCCATTTGCACCGATAATGTCGATGTTGACAGTTCCTTCTGCAATTTTGAGTGCATTCCCGCCAGATGGATTGTAGCTCACTTTAATATCAACAAGTGAAGATAATTGATCTACCAACGCATCACGCGTATCATATAGATCATTTGGAAGATATCCGTTTGGCTCAACTGCTGCAATCTGTTTGTTCACTTCATCTATTTGAGATAAAATCGTGTTCACATTTTTGGCTGTTGAATCGAGTTCTGTTTTTAAATTCTTTTGTATCGTTGTTAAAGAAGAATTAAGTAGACGGAATTGATCTACTAAAGCCTGTGCACTTGTTTTAACAACTGTACGCGCAGACGCTGTATCAGCATTTTTGGTTTCGGATAGGACCTGCAATGATTTCCAAAGGTTATCAAAAGCTCTGTTTAAGCCTTCATCCGTCAAATCATTCATGACTCCCTCCATTTGCGAAAGGGCATCAGATTTTGTTGAGTAGTAGGACAAGTTATTGTTATGATCTCTGAATTGCAGATCTAAAAAGCTGTCTCGAATTCTTTCAACGGTTCCAACTTGAACTCCTGTCCCCATTTGGCCATACGTCTTGCCGTCATAAACTGAAATGACTGGATAAGGATTATCTGCTTTAAAGGTAACTCTTTGTCTTGAGTAGCCATCTGTATTTGCATTGGAGACGTTGTTTGATGTGACATAAAGCCCTGCACGCTGGGCTGTGATTCCTCTTTTTGCCGTTTCTAGTCCCATGAATGTAGAACCCATTGGTATCCTCCTTGTTTACGCCTTTGAATCAAACAAAGCCCTCTGCTGTTTAGGCTTTGAACTCTCAAGACCATTTTGTCCGTAATTCATATTTTCTTTATTAGGGTTAACGAGATCGAATGTCAGTGAAATAAATTGAAGCGACTGCTGAATGAGCTGTTTGTTCAGTTCATTTACATCTTTCAGTTCCACCATGATGTCATTTAATTTGTCATATAACGAAATGAGCTCTTCTTGATCCGAACCTTCAGCCTTTTCGATACACGCGGTGATGGTTGGCGGTTCATCATTTTGTAAAAATTGAACTGTCGCTTCAATTCTTTTTTCTTCTAATTGAGAAATGGCCTGAATATATTTTTGCTCTAAATTCAGAACCTCTGAAAGAGCATCAATCTCATTACTTTTCAGCATTTCTGTTTTATCTTTCGACAGCTTCAAAAGCTGTTCATGCAATCCATAGAGACGATGCAGCTCTTCAATGATTATTTTAACTGACATTCACGCTACTCCCTTTTGTTATTGTTGTTTATAAAAATTCAGCATTTTATCAGCAATGCCCTTTGTATCTACTTGATATGTTCCGGCTTCAATGCTTTTTTTAATTTGGTCTATTTTATCTTGGCGTTCTTTCATGATATTCGGCACCTTTTGCATTTCGATTGCCTTTTTAGAAATTTCGACTTTATCAGTTGATTTTGCTTGATTTGATTGCAACGTTTGTTTCTCATATGTTTTCTTGTAAGGATTTACTGGTTGTGTTCCATATCGATTAATTTTCACGGGATTCCTCTCGCTTTCCGTTACAGTCTGTCTTGATTCTATCCATTTTATCGACCAAACTGCAACTTAGTTTAGGGAATCAATCGTTTTTAGGATTAATGGCATAATAGGTGTCTTTTTTCCTAGATTCAATCTCCCTTTTACGCTCTTCTTCTTGGTTCATTTGACTCATTTGCGACTGAATGTCCTGTTCACATTGACTGCACAGCTTGTTTTTTCTGATCGGTTGGCCACATCTTTCACAAGGATAGTTGATATTCGGAAATTGGCTAATTTGAAGTCTTTTCAAACGGATAAATTTTAAGATTAATTCTTCATCAACTTCTGTTGCATCTACTATTTCAGCAATGGTTGATTGTCTATTACTTTGCTTTCGCAAGAATTTATAAACGATATCAAAAGAACGTTCTTCTTCTTCAAAGCATTTGTTACAAACCGTTTGGATGGTCGTTTTTAAAAACAGCTGATTACATTGCGGGCAGTTTGCCAATTGATTCATAACCAAAACCCCTTACGTTATTTTCTCTTCTTATTATCGGTTAATTATCCTGAATTTTAACTACGGATCAACGTAAAAGAGGAAACACTTTTGGCACCTGCTTCTTTTAAAATTCTCGCCGCATCATAAATGGTGGCCCCTGTTGTATAAATGTCGTCAATTAAGATAACTTCCCTTTGAACGATCGCATCTGTCTGCGTGATTTGAAACATTCCTTTTTGATCTAAACGTTCATTTTTCTTTTTCTTGGACTGTTTGCTTTGATGTATTTTTACAAGTGGCTGAAGGATCGGCTCACCAATCAAGGAAGCAAGTATGACGGACTGATTAAACCCTCTTTCCTTTAGTCTTTCTTTACTTAAAGGAATCGGGATCAGGACAGGTTCTTTCATTGAAAAAGAGCGCTTAAATACTGCTCGGACATCTTGTTTAAAAAGCTCAGCTAAAGCTGTATCACCTCGAAATTTAAAGCGGGAAAGGACATCTTTCATCAAATCGTTGTAAGCATAGACAGACCTATTTTTCACAAGTACTGTAGTAGAATCAGGGCGTTCTTTCCACATGGAACAGTCTTGACATAATTGATCGTTCGACTGTGCTCTCCCGCAGGCTGGACAAATCGGGCGTTGAATTTTTTCTAGGTGATGCTTACATGCTATACATAGACGATCATCATTTAATAGAAGTAATGATTTCCATGTAAAAGAAGCGACAAAATGTCCCTCACAAATGAGGCAGATCAATTGTTATCCTTATTTATCGACAGACGATTTTCGCATCTTGGAAATGTGGAGACCTTTGAAGCGGCTTCTGTCAGAATGACCAGCATGGCCGTATTTTTCTGTTTGTCCACCATCTCAGATTTACTGTAAGATATTTTATTGATATCTGTTATATACTGAGGCTTCACTTGATTTAGTGAAATCGCTAATACATCTTCTATACACTTTTCACAGTGACAAATCATGTTTAATTGGTTGAGATATTGATAGAGGATTTCCTTGAGTAGTGTTTCTTTTGCATTGAGTAGCATATTTGTCTCTCCTGCCATTTGTGTATTGTGAATATAACTGTACCATGAAATTTAGTTGAACCTACATTATTTTTCGGAGAACTCTTTTTCAGCTGTATCATTCATTTTTACAATATGCTTCTTTGCTTGTTTCATACTTCTCGTTAAACCAAAATGAAAAAAGAAAACATCTCCTTTAAAAAAATCGGGATGTCTACCTGCTCTACCAGAAATCTGAACAAGTGCACTTTCTGTAAAGATAGTAGATTCTGCACCTAGTACCCCCACTTGCACATTTGAAATGGTTACACCTCTTTCTAGAATTGTGGTTGTAACTAGTACATCGTATTTGTAATCTCTGAATTGCTGGACCTTTTGTTTCCTATCTGGATCATCAGCAGACACCCCTTCTACATTTAAGTGGTGCTTTCTAAGAACCTTCGTTACCTTCTTCATAGTAGAAATAGAAGGAACAAAAAGTAAAACCCTTCTCTTTTTTGTAATATGTTTCTGCATCAAATTCATTACTTTAGGTGGGAGCTGATTCTTTTTTAATTTCTTCTTCCAATGTCCAATCCATTGAAAGGATGGGACCGGTAAAGGTTGTTGGTGAAAGCGCAGAGGAATTTTTATGGCTTCTAGTTGTCCACGAGATACATCTCTTATCATTTTCTTAGACGGCGTCGCACTTAAATAAACCCTAACCCCTTTCTTTCTCATTGCCTTTAAAACAGCAAATTGGAGACGTTCATCGATTGAATAAGGGAAGGCGTCGACTTCATCTATAATGAGCACATCAAATGCATGTTTATATCTCATCAACTGGTGAGTTGTAGCGATTACTAACGGTGCTATTTGGAACCTTTGAGGACTTCCTCCATAAAGAACAGCTATTTTCATTCCTTGAAAAGCTTTTTTAAGCCGCGGCTCTAGTTCAAGGACAACATCGGTTCTAGGTGTCGCAATGCAGACACTCATTCCTTGATGTAAGGCATATTCTATTCCATGAAAAAGCACCTCTGTTTTCCCTGCCCCGCAAACTGCCCAGATGAGTAGATCAGATTTGTTTTTTATCGCTTCGATCAATTTCTCTGACGCTCTTTTTTGTCCTTTAGACAGGTTTCCCTGCCATGTTAATTCCGAGTGACATGCTTCTTCCATTTGTGGACCCGTCCATTCATAAAGAAAGCCACATTCCGTTGTTTTCCCCATCATGATGCATGATCTACAATACACACAATCTTTTTGACACTTGTCACACGAAGAGTGGGCAAAGTACCGATTTTTTGATACACCACATCTGCAGCAAATAAGACCATTTGCTTTCCTCTCAATAGCAGGTGTTCGGATAACTAACCCTTTCTCCTCCAGCCAATCCAAATCAGACTGTGAGCATCTTGTTTCAGCAGTAAGCAGGTGGCGTGACTGCAGGTGTTGCCCTAGTTCCATTGCTTTGTCCATGTTCAATTTCAACAAACACCTTTCAACTGATGTTTGCCTATTATGCGCAAAGACATGACCTTTCGTCCAACAGCTAAAAAAGAAAAACAAAACCCCTTTTCTAAGAGAAAAGAGGTTTTTAGGATTTATCTAATCAGCCAGCCAAGAGCTAAAGAGCCTTCGCCTAGATGAGTGCCGATTACGGCACCAAAATAACTTTTATAAAATTCAACATGAGGATATTTTTCTGATAAGTGCGCAATTAAATCGTCTACTTCTTCTTCTCTATTACCATGTATCACGGTTGCTCTCATCGGGACACCACGCGATGCATCTTCATCAAATAGTTCAAACATACGTGAAATGGCTTTTTTCCGTGTACGAATCTTCTCAAAAGGGACAATTAGCTTGTTGTCAAAATGCAGTATAGGCTTTACCTTTAAGAGGCTCCCAATAAAAGCCTGAGCACCATTTAATCTGCCGCCTCTTTGTAAATGAGTTAAATCGTCTACCATAAAATAAGCTCTCTGATTCTCTTTCAGGTAATTGAGATGGGCTAACACTTCTTCTGGAGAAGCACCAGCTTGGATTTTCTCAGCAGCTTCTATCACATAAAAACCTTGTGCCATACAGCTAGTTTCTGTATCAAACGGATAAATGTCAATTCCGTCAACTAGGTCATTTGCTGAGGCTGCACTATTATATGTTCCACTAATTCCGCTAGAAAGGTGAATACTAATCACGGCATCATATGTTTCACTTAGTTTTTCATATAATTCTATTAGTTCACCGAAAGCAGGCTGAGAGGTGGTTGGAAGGTCTTTATGCTTTTTGACTTCTTCATAATATGTCTTCCAATCCATTTCTATTTCTTCACGGTATGATTCATTGCCAAAGATGACATTCAGAGGGATCATATGAATATGATGTTTATCACGCAGCTCTTGTGGTATATAAGCAGTACTGTCTGTTACAACGGCTATTTTCATTCTTAAATACCTTCCTTATCCGTTAAGTTGCTCTTTTTTATTTTCAAAGAATGATCATTGTTATTCATTAGATTTATAATAGTAATCAAAAAAGCCTGCCTAATCAATAGGCAAGCCCGTTATATCCGAAAAAGACTCCTTATCTACCTATCATTTCTCTCAAATTAACATGTGAGAGAATCAAAAACAGGCGAAAAAGGAGTACTTGTCCGGAATATTATCTCATTTCTACCCAGCCGTTCTTAATTGCTACAACAACAGCTTGTGTACGGTCGTTTACATTCATTTTTTGTAAAATGTTACTCACGTGGTTTTTGACTGTTTTCTCACTAATAAAGAGCGACTCACCAATTCCTCTATTGCTCTTTCCGTCAGCTAACATTTGAAGTACTTCGCACTCACGTCTCGTTAAGATATGAAGTGGTCTGCGAATTTCAGGATATACTTCATGCTGTGGATGTGCTGAAACGCCACTAGTCGCTAGGCGTCGGAATTCATTTACTAAGTTATGAGTAACTTTCGGATGTAAATAAGATCCTCCGTCAGCTACGACTTTCACTGCTTCAATGAGCGTGTCTGCATCCATTTCTTTTAACAGGTAGCCTCTTGCTCCTGTTTTCAATGCATGTGTCACATAGTTTTCATCATCATGAATAGATAGAATAATGACTTTTGATTCGGGATAAAGCTCAACTAGCTGCTTTGTAGCCTCTACACCATTTACATTCGGCATATTAATGTCCATAATGACAACATCCGGATGATAGTGTTCTACGATACGTGCAGCTTCGTCTCCGTCGTCTCCTTCTGCAACTACTTCAAAAGTAGGTTCAAAATCTAAAATCCGTTTGACACCTTCACGGAATAATTGGTGATCATCAATAATTACAATATTTACTTTAGTCACAAGCTACGCCTCCCCATGTTTATTGTTCTACACCTGAACTTTATGGTCAATATGTCTTTTGTCTCTATTTTACAATTTTATTTTGCAATGTTAATGGCACGCGAATCATGATGAATGTCCCTAGACCTATTTTTGAGTCTATGGTCATTTTACCTTCAAGTAAGTCTACGCGTTCTTTCATGCCAAGTAAACCGAAGGATTTGTTTTTGTTTGTTTTCACATCTTTCATATCAAAGCCTTTTCCATCGTCTTTGATAATTAACGTGACAAAGTCTTTCGTGACTTCTACTTTTACAGAGATTTCTTCAGCTTCGGAATGCTTCAGTGAATTTGTGACAGCTTCTTGAGCTAGTCTAAACAGTGCCACTTCAAATTGAGAAGCAATTCTTTCGCTTTCTGTATCCCCTAGGCATTGGAACGTGATCTTGGTTTTTCCATCATACTCTTCGATTGTGTTTAAATATTTTCTTAGCGTCGGAATGAGACCCAAATCATCTAAAGCCATTGGTCTTAAATCATAAATGATTCTTCTCACTTCGTACAGAGCATTTCGCACATTCTGTCTGAGACTTCTAATTTCTTTAAAGCCTTCTTCTGTCCCACGGTCTCTGAAAATACGTTCAATTAATTCGGAACGCATCATTACGTTTGCCAGCATTTGGGCCGGACCGTCGTGAATTTCACGGGATACCCTTTTGCGTTCTTCTTCTTGGGCTTCAATAATTCTAAGTCCAAAATCTTGTTTTGCTTGAGCATCTTCAAGTAACACGCCAACTTGACGTAAGTCCTGATTGAGATAGTTGAGAACAACTGTGATCTGACTCACAAGCGTTTCAGAGCGTTCAATGACGTCTTGTAGGCTTAACAATCGTCTTTCCAGATCGTCTCTTCTTTCTCTCAGCTGCTTTTCGCGCTGCTGGATCATAGTGAGTTCCACTTGCAGATTATGTGCTTTTTCGTAGGCCTCCCGTATTTCTTCTTCGCTAAATTTGTTGAAGTTTCTGCTGACCTCAGATAAGCGATTTCTAGCATGTCTCGTATGGACTTCTAGTTTATCCCCAAAATCAATTACTTCGTTTACTTGTTGCTTGATTTGCTTCAGCTCTTCTACAAGGCTTTCATATTGTTGACGGGACTGTTCGCCTATCCTAAATACTTCGTCCTTGCTGCCATCAACTGTACTTAGCATTTTCATGATGATTGAATCCAATAATTTCGGATCCATTTTAGGTGTTGTCATGGCTTTTCCCTCCCGTAACAGTGATGTCATCTTTTTTTATTATAAATGTCATTGATCTGCATTTTATGTCGAATTATAATGAAAGAATGCGTATAAATCATGAAGTTTTTATGACGACCCTTTTTCTACCCCTATCATCATAACAAAATACGCTGTAAAATTCTAAAATCAATGCAAATTTTCTCTAGTCTTACAATTTGCTTTTCAGGAGGGTATGTCTTTTGCTGCATCGCTATCTTACAGTAAAAAGTCGTGGCGAGCATGAGATCGTCATTGAAAAATCACGTTTTATTTGTCATATACAGCGTGCTGTCTCAGAAGAAGAAGCACAAGCATTTATACAATCCATTAAAAAACAACATTGGAATGCCACACATAATTGTTCTGCCTATCTCATTGGAGAACATGACCTGATTCAAAAAGCGAATGATGATGGTGAACCAAGTGGTACAGCAGGTGTGCCAATGCTTGAAGTGTTAAAAAAACGGAAGCTGAAAGATACAGTCGTAGTAGTCACTCGTTATTTCGGCGGTATTAAGCTAGGCGCCGGTGGTTTGATTCGTGCCTACGGAAAATCTGTATCAGAAGCCATCAACCATGTTGGGATGGTAGAGCGCTGTTTAATGCGTACGATGCACACAACAATAGATTATACATGGCTTGGAAAGGTAGAGAATGAGCTTAGAGCCTCATCTTTTCAGCTAAAAGAAATTCATTATGCAGAAGATGTTATTTTTGAGACGTATGTAGAAGAAACACAAACAGAGCAGTTCATTGAATGGATGACTGAGCTGACAAATGGAAAGAGTGTTACAAAAGAAGGCGAACTGATTTATTTAGAAAAGGACATTGGTCCGATAAAGGAGACAGATGAATGGCACAACGAGTAAAAGTGCGTGTACGAAAGAAAAAGAGTAAGAAGAAGAAAATTTTCAAACGTATCCTGGTTTTATTTTTGCTTCTTATCATCTGCATGGGCGGATTTGCAGTCTATAAAATAGTCAATACACTTCAAGCCGCTGACAAAACATATGACGAACTAAACCGCGGAGAGAAATCGAAGCTTCGTGATGCGGTCATTGATATTAAAAAGAAACCCTTCTCTGTACTTTTTGTCGGAATTGAGGATTATGCCACAGATGGTGATCATGGCCGTTCAGATTCACTTATTGTCGCAACAATTAACCCTCAAGACAAAACGATGAAAATGGTTAGTATCCCCCGTGACACACGCGTACAGCTTGCAAGTGACACGACAGGAAGTAAAGAAAAGATCAATGCAGCATATGCTAAAGGCGGTAAAGACGAAACGATTGAAACTGTCGAACAATTCTTGAATATTCCGATTGATAAATATGCGACCGTTGATTTTGACGGATTCAAGGATGTCATTGATGAAGTCGGTGGAATTGATATCGATGTTCCATTTGACTTCAATGAAAAAAGTGATGTGAAAAAATCGAAAAAGATTTATTTCAAAAAAGGCAATATGCATTTAAACGGGGAAGAAGCACTTGCTTACGCGCGGATGAGAAAACAAGATCCACGCGGTGATTTCGGACGTAATGATCGTCAGAAACAAATTTTACGTGCAATGATTGATCAAATGTCGAAGGCAAATAACATCGCGAACGTGGATAATATCGCTAAAGAAGTCAGTGATCATATTACGACCAACTTCCGTATCACAGAAGGTCTAGCGCTTCAGCAAATCTACAGCGGGTTTAAGGGAGACGACACAGAAACACTTTCTATTAAAGGGTCGGATCTTTATTTAGGGCCAAATCGAACGTATTACTTTGAGCCAGATCAAACCAATCTAGCTAACGTACAAAAT
Encoded proteins:
- the fliW gene encoding flagellar assembly protein FliW, giving the protein MIIQTKYHGEVTIKKEQIINFSNGIPGFLDQKQFVILPLSEESPFLVLQSLKNAELGFIVSSPFLFFNQYEFDLDETVVDILEVEDANDVEVMVILTMESSIEKTTANLRAPIIVNRKNMKAKQVILHDSSYHTKHLLEVASSC
- the csrA gene encoding carbon storage regulator CsrA, with product MLVLSRKLNQSIQIGDDIEVKIISIEGDQVKIGIEAPKHIDIHRKEVYLSIQEENSRAASLSVDLLSQLSSQKK
- a CDS encoding TIGR03826 family flagellar region protein yields the protein MNQLANCPQCNQLFLKTTIQTVCNKCFEEEERSFDIVYKFLRKQSNRQSTIAEIVDATEVDEELILKFIRLKRLQISQFPNINYPCERCGQPIRKNKLCSQCEQDIQSQMSQMNQEEERKREIESRKKDTYYAINPKND
- a CDS encoding flagellar protein FlgN, which translates into the protein MSVKIIIEELHRLYGLHEQLLKLSKDKTEMLKSNEIDALSEVLNLEQKYIQAISQLEEKRIEATVQFLQNDEPPTITACIEKAEGSDQEELISLYDKLNDIMVELKDVNELNKQLIQQSLQFISLTFDLVNPNKENMNYGQNGLESSKPKQQRALFDSKA
- a CDS encoding DUF6470 family protein, coding for MQIPRLLMQQTYAKLQMSTTPSRQEVEQPRADLEIQQPRAVMNMTRTPSKLTIDQTEAFADMDIKSIFRRSEEWAAEGKRAVGEGMGRRAEEGSELIKIENGGNAIAEFAKINGTPPAKQFNIGVIPSFFSVKIHYQPSELQIEVEPQKAIIEATPHKPIVNYQPGKVNIDMLQYPDLKIEVDETGQNGDKV
- the flgL gene encoding flagellar hook-associated protein FlgL — encoded protein: MRVTQGMISQNSLRNISKSYEKLSKINEQAQTGRRFTKTSDDPVAAVKSLQYSTAMFRNDQYQKNLNEAQNWIDTSETSVTEIIDIMSNVRDKVLDAANGTKQPEDLAAVGVEIGQMKKQIIDAMNTQMLGKFVFNGTNTNVKPVVENADGTFTFNFENYTDANSVKSNISDGITLNVNSNPISAFGGQTASGQNVIEMLTDLENSLKNGTFANSDDALGSIDQFKEVMSAERSDLGARSNRVDLVGSRLTSQFEVLKNAKSDNEDVESEKAIIDLLQQETVNRAALATTAKVIQPSLVDFLR
- the flgM gene encoding flagellar biosynthesis anti-sigma factor FlgM, with amino-acid sequence MKINRYGTQPVNPYKKTYEKQTLQSNQAKSTDKVEISKKAIEMQKVPNIMKERQDKIDQIKKSIEAGTYQVDTKGIADKMLNFYKQQ
- a CDS encoding late competence development ComFB family protein, which codes for MLLNAKETLLKEILYQYLNQLNMICHCEKCIEDVLAISLNQVKPQYITDINKISYSKSEMVDKQKNTAMLVILTEAASKVSTFPRCENRLSINKDNN
- a CDS encoding ComF family protein is translated as MWKERPDSTTVLVKNRSVYAYNDLMKDVLSRFKFRGDTALAELFKQDVRAVFKRSFSMKEPVLIPIPLSKERLKERGFNQSVILASLIGEPILQPLVKIHQSKQSKKKKNERLDQKGMFQITQTDAIVQREVILIDDIYTTGATIYDAARILKEAGAKSVSSFTLIRS
- the flgK gene encoding flagellar hook-associated protein FlgK, translated to MGSTFMGLETAKRGITAQRAGLYVTSNNVSNANTDGYSRQRVTFKADNPYPVISVYDGKTYGQMGTGVQVGTVERIRDSFLDLQFRDHNNNLSYYSTKSDALSQMEGVMNDLTDEGLNRAFDNLWKSLQVLSETKNADTASARTVVKTSAQALVDQFRLLNSSLTTIQKNLKTELDSTAKNVNTILSQIDEVNKQIAAVEPNGYLPNDLYDTRDALVDQLSSLVDIKVSYNPSGGNALKIAEGTVNIDIIGANGQSAGTILNGITNEKSELQISYDNTTGLVNSLQFGTTTIAADQLQVNGKVKALVEAYGYMSNGAEKGMYPDMLAELDEVAQVFMDTFNDVHKQGYTLNGTSGQDFFDIENNNDLNKGLAARIKVSDVILASTDNIAASLNQTKGDGSNATKLAGIQDLKVPIGGNTTTIQDYYQNVIAEMGIQGKKNITLESSSAALVNSANERRMSTSAVSIDEEMTNMIQFQHAYNAAARVVTLQDEILDKVINGMGVVGR
- the flaG gene encoding flagellar protein FlaG yields the protein MSVGKLTSLEPIIDAFQTRVSNNQNDNANSDLQANGKVVSKEEIEKTLQGANKLIEPTQFHLQFELHEKLNEYYVKVVDNQTEEVIREIPSKEWLDFYAAMTEIVGLFVDKRM